A genomic segment from Vibrio panuliri encodes:
- a CDS encoding fimbria/pilus periplasmic chaperone has protein sequence MIKKRVMLALMGSLLTWNSAHAALALDATRYIYKGNEQFISVTANNESKSEYGAQVWVDNIVEKDTRPTFIATPSFFRIKEEGRQVFRILKVSDHMSKEKESVYWLNLQEIPQAREGSGISMAIRTQVKLIYRPTAIVEGRDGAEANMTIEYQPGSQWLVNSTPYIFAIGAVHDSEGKGIEFTPEERDNLTLFMPGDRVEVTGHTVESVNALSDYGNLEEFELKQMKKK, from the coding sequence GTGATTAAAAAACGTGTGATGTTGGCCCTGATGGGTTCTTTACTGACTTGGAATAGTGCGCATGCAGCGCTAGCGTTGGATGCAACTCGTTACATCTACAAAGGGAATGAGCAGTTCATCTCAGTGACAGCGAATAATGAATCAAAGAGTGAATATGGCGCGCAGGTTTGGGTAGATAACATTGTTGAAAAAGACACCAGACCAACCTTTATTGCTACTCCTTCTTTTTTTCGCATTAAAGAAGAAGGTCGTCAGGTGTTTCGCATACTAAAAGTGTCTGATCATATGTCAAAAGAAAAGGAGTCCGTCTACTGGCTAAATTTACAGGAAATCCCGCAAGCCCGTGAAGGAAGTGGTATTTCGATGGCGATTCGCACTCAGGTGAAACTGATTTATCGACCAACAGCGATTGTTGAAGGGCGTGATGGCGCAGAAGCAAACATGACAATTGAATACCAACCTGGCTCTCAATGGTTGGTGAATAGTACCCCTTACATCTTTGCCATTGGTGCGGTACATGATAGCGAAGGTAAAGGTATCGAATTTACCCCTGAAGAACGTGACAATTTAACCCTCTTTATGCCGGGTGACCGAGTGGAAGTGACGGGGCATACCGTGGAATCGGTTAATGCGTTAAGCGACTACGGAAACTTAGAAGAGTTTGAGTTAAAGCAAATGAAAAAGAAATAA
- a CDS encoding DUF5462 family protein yields MKKSSAIVALWIGLVIASLSFAETLILPDFNNALGTVNGDVVNEEVQIAKSLVNPVLLSVRQAELSAPLQTIVIKDVQLIQQSGGAVEILLTTMQRNQRIRTHLSLGLWLDDEAVNMSAKASGSSVLLTVPAAFKQLEVRAMSPLSITLPVSFKGPFQFDIEIEGQS; encoded by the coding sequence ATGAAAAAGAGTAGTGCCATTGTTGCGTTATGGATTGGATTGGTCATTGCCTCACTCTCTTTCGCTGAAACATTAATCCTACCGGACTTTAACAATGCGTTAGGGACGGTGAATGGCGACGTGGTGAACGAAGAAGTGCAGATTGCAAAGTCTCTAGTCAATCCGGTATTGCTTTCAGTGCGACAAGCGGAGTTAAGTGCGCCGCTACAAACTATTGTAATAAAGGATGTGCAACTTATTCAACAGTCGGGAGGGGCAGTGGAAATATTGCTCACCACCATGCAGCGCAATCAACGCATTCGTACGCACTTATCGCTAGGGCTTTGGTTAGACGATGAGGCTGTAAATATGAGTGCTAAAGCGTCGGGGAGTTCTGTGTTACTGACGGTGCCTGCGGCTTTCAAGCAATTAGAGGTAAGAGCTATGTCACCACTTAGTATCACATTGCCAGTGAGTTTTAAAGGACCGTTTCAATTTGACATTGAGATAGAAGGTCAATCTTAA
- a CDS encoding F4 family fimbrial subunit, translating into MKKYLAIVLFTLMGLSGGVNAAFVESATGNASYNLTFSGTILDVRPVWVWEIPDASKTAMTGLSALVINGIQRNGSTTFTFPSKDAVTLIHGYMKGISAMGGIGLTPVIKVGNDGSTVTMNGTTQAVTVVATGTISGTAVAAGTMRVNATAYLGGALFDGTAAKYFGATQAQTLLADNQTGFTTIYPSIAEGTSTFAQAEALLANQASTKISGAYSVSIDDYTLMFPSGSLPDTWAAIIPVTVTLK; encoded by the coding sequence ATGAAAAAATATTTAGCGATAGTGCTATTTACCTTGATGGGATTGTCGGGGGGCGTAAATGCGGCGTTCGTTGAATCAGCCACTGGCAATGCATCTTACAACCTGACTTTTAGTGGTACGATTTTGGATGTCCGTCCTGTATGGGTTTGGGAAATTCCTGATGCATCAAAAACAGCGATGACGGGATTAAGTGCACTTGTTATTAACGGTATTCAACGTAACGGTAGCACCACGTTCACTTTTCCATCGAAAGATGCGGTAACGCTTATCCACGGTTACATGAAAGGCATCTCAGCAATGGGTGGTATTGGTCTGACGCCTGTGATTAAAGTGGGTAACGACGGATCAACGGTAACAATGAATGGTACGACGCAAGCAGTAACGGTTGTTGCAACAGGGACTATATCAGGCACAGCGGTTGCAGCAGGTACGATGCGTGTGAATGCAACCGCTTACCTAGGTGGTGCATTGTTTGATGGTACAGCGGCGAAATACTTCGGTGCGACTCAAGCTCAAACCTTGTTAGCTGACAACCAAACTGGGTTTACTACAATTTACCCAAGTATCGCAGAGGGCACGAGTACGTTTGCACAAGCTGAAGCGCTTCTAGCTAACCAAGCAAGCACGAAAATATCGGGTGCGTACTCGGTGAGTATCGATGATTACACGTTGATGTTCCCATCGGGAAGCTTACCAGACACTTGGGCCGCGATTATTCCGGTCACGGTTACACTGAAATAA
- a CDS encoding F4 family fimbrial subunit, producing MKKTLIALSMLTALVSANQALAAFSDAPANGDLTITGTLTNINPKWLWQIPDATKAKVSNIVTYKITAIPNGENSEFEVLKGETLDFLQGYTKTASVAGGGAGMTPVVTIAGTKWNEDNSASPRSVTVTTTTGTGESATTANTGTMTFDVTQGVSIALRYADLTGSGFKSIVYDGVSAPVSVPILLTAAQIMRNNVKHFSAVYTNEDTSAGSNFFQNDILRFLRGDIGKADIGRNSFVSAGYASKINNFKLVFPTASVPTSWNATIPVTISMK from the coding sequence ATGAAAAAGACACTAATAGCACTTTCTATGCTGACCGCACTTGTGTCAGCAAACCAAGCTCTCGCGGCTTTTTCGGATGCGCCAGCGAACGGAGACCTGACTATTACGGGCACCCTAACCAACATCAACCCTAAATGGTTGTGGCAAATTCCAGATGCGACTAAGGCTAAAGTTAGCAACATCGTTACCTACAAAATCACAGCTATACCAAACGGCGAAAATAGTGAGTTTGAAGTGTTAAAAGGCGAAACACTGGACTTTTTACAGGGCTATACGAAAACTGCTTCGGTGGCTGGTGGTGGTGCAGGTATGACACCAGTTGTGACGATTGCGGGCACAAAGTGGAATGAAGATAATAGTGCATCCCCGCGCTCGGTTACAGTGACAACCACAACGGGCACGGGTGAGTCTGCAACAACGGCGAATACGGGGACAATGACATTTGACGTTACTCAAGGGGTGTCAATAGCGTTAAGGTATGCTGATCTTACTGGAAGTGGCTTTAAATCAATTGTTTATGATGGTGTAAGCGCGCCTGTTTCTGTTCCAATTCTACTTACTGCAGCTCAAATTATGCGTAATAATGTAAAACATTTTTCTGCTGTCTACACTAACGAGGATACAAGTGCGGGCTCCAACTTTTTCCAGAATGATATACTCCGGTTCCTTAGAGGAGATATTGGTAAAGCCGACATAGGAAGAAATAGTTTTGTATCTGCTGGGTACGCCTCTAAAATTAACAACTTCAAGCTAGTTTTCCCAACAGCCAGCGTTCCCACCTCTTGGAACGCGACCATCCCTGTGACGATTTCTATGAAATAA
- the pefC gene encoding PefC/AfrB family outer membrane usher protein, translating to MKLVVKVKVSFVAAAILAGLYGTVTQAVELDLSFIRGGEQNTSQLVQGLGGKYISGRYLVDITLNEKDAGRRIITISESDTEVLCLSEQWLSEVGSEVGVVIRPDFYQLFFDAQRQCYQLELEPNTKVDFEFSTQQFSLSIPQRGLQQKHEQAQEWDYGTSALRLSYNANVNANEVDVFMYSSIGIKVNVGKWVASSSLSITEDNVDLPLLTASRALYDLKADLTLGRTFTSNSLVGGVSLVGVGLVSNSSMSPSDLGYAPAFTGIAKTNARVSLVQGGVTIYSELMPPGPFEISGVNLLSSGDVTMVIKENNGEISRQFFPLTILPNMLTPGEMEYSVQVGVRDDKSKLPGIFVAGSYGYGFEAVTLRGNSLLHANYMATGLALVRGLGTFGTIGMEGVYSFAQYQDGLIRNGGRLSLTYGKTFGQGTDLQLVSAQYISEEFVEFSGFNPSETEFFGTQQKNQYELSISHHLNTEINLGLSAYRRAFWNDEDVNIGLSGKISGRFDFLSLSLGADYSKTGDEDTYNVSLSASIPFSTFDKTVATFAGVTVSDTGSENYTAGVSSSIGKRVDYSASTSWSNSVGESTYSLQSSYRGDRVMLNGRISQSGGNVTGSASVSGAVIVLPKQNDWILTRNISDTIAIANVKDTPGVEFDSSPYPSNDKGNAVIPLRSYRSNKITLSGSTLPLNLELLTTSQDVLPTASSVVLLPFEAVEVKRYLFQIKDKQGRFVQNGTWATSASGLPLGFIAQNGVLFVNSVVSLSGLILGDCQISASKIKETIELQEVTCD from the coding sequence ATGAAATTAGTAGTTAAAGTTAAAGTCTCGTTCGTTGCCGCGGCGATTTTAGCTGGTTTGTACGGAACGGTTACTCAAGCGGTCGAGCTTGATTTGAGCTTCATTCGCGGGGGAGAGCAAAATACCAGTCAGCTAGTGCAAGGGTTGGGCGGAAAATACATCTCGGGACGTTACTTGGTTGATATTACGCTGAATGAAAAGGACGCAGGGCGCCGAATTATCACTATTAGTGAAAGTGATACCGAGGTGCTTTGTTTGAGTGAACAGTGGTTATCTGAAGTGGGTTCTGAAGTGGGTGTGGTAATACGCCCCGATTTTTATCAGCTTTTTTTTGATGCGCAGCGTCAGTGTTATCAGTTGGAGTTAGAGCCAAACACTAAGGTGGATTTTGAGTTTTCTACTCAGCAGTTTTCCCTCTCTATTCCTCAGCGAGGATTGCAACAAAAGCATGAGCAAGCTCAAGAGTGGGATTACGGTACAAGCGCGTTAAGACTAAGCTACAACGCAAACGTGAATGCCAATGAAGTGGATGTTTTTATGTATAGCTCTATTGGAATTAAGGTAAATGTTGGTAAGTGGGTAGCCAGCTCTTCGTTGAGTATTACGGAAGATAACGTTGACTTGCCATTACTGACCGCTAGTCGCGCGTTGTACGACTTAAAAGCGGATTTGACGCTTGGTCGAACCTTTACCAGTAACTCTTTGGTGGGTGGCGTAAGTTTGGTGGGGGTGGGTTTGGTGAGTAACAGCTCGATGTCACCCAGTGATTTGGGTTATGCCCCTGCCTTTACAGGGATTGCTAAAACGAACGCGCGAGTGTCTTTGGTGCAAGGTGGTGTGACAATTTATTCAGAGTTAATGCCGCCGGGTCCTTTTGAAATCAGTGGTGTCAACCTTCTCAGCAGTGGGGATGTGACCATGGTGATAAAGGAGAACAATGGTGAGATATCAAGGCAGTTCTTTCCGTTAACGATTTTGCCGAATATGCTCACGCCGGGTGAAATGGAGTACAGCGTACAGGTCGGTGTGCGTGATGATAAATCTAAGCTGCCAGGGATTTTTGTTGCAGGTTCGTATGGTTACGGTTTTGAGGCGGTCACGTTACGCGGGAATTCTTTGTTACATGCAAACTACATGGCAACAGGTTTAGCGTTGGTTCGTGGGCTGGGTACATTCGGTACAATTGGTATGGAAGGGGTTTACTCATTTGCGCAGTACCAAGATGGACTGATTCGCAATGGTGGTCGTTTATCTCTGACCTATGGCAAAACCTTTGGGCAAGGGACGGATCTACAGTTAGTCAGTGCGCAATACATCTCGGAAGAGTTTGTTGAGTTTTCAGGCTTTAACCCAAGTGAAACAGAGTTTTTTGGAACGCAGCAAAAGAATCAGTATGAGCTGAGTATTAGTCATCATCTCAATACGGAAATTAACTTAGGTCTAAGTGCATACCGACGAGCGTTTTGGAATGACGAAGATGTCAATATAGGGTTAAGCGGGAAAATTTCGGGGCGCTTTGATTTTCTTAGCCTCTCTCTCGGGGCGGATTACAGCAAAACGGGCGATGAAGATACTTACAACGTTTCGCTATCCGCGTCGATTCCATTTAGTACCTTTGATAAGACAGTGGCGACTTTTGCTGGGGTGACGGTGAGCGATACTGGTAGTGAGAATTACACCGCTGGCGTGAGTTCATCAATCGGTAAACGCGTTGATTACTCAGCAAGTACCAGTTGGTCAAATTCGGTTGGCGAGAGTACTTATTCGCTGCAATCTAGTTACCGAGGGGATCGTGTCATGTTAAATGGTCGTATTTCACAAAGTGGTGGAAACGTGACAGGCTCAGCCTCTGTATCGGGCGCGGTGATTGTGCTTCCAAAGCAAAATGACTGGATATTAACGCGCAATATTTCTGACACGATTGCGATTGCTAATGTGAAAGATACGCCGGGAGTGGAGTTTGATTCCTCTCCTTACCCGAGTAATGACAAGGGTAACGCGGTTATTCCGTTGCGTAGCTATCGCTCGAACAAAATCACATTAAGTGGCTCGACACTGCCGCTGAATTTGGAGTTGTTAACTACCAGTCAAGATGTACTGCCAACCGCCAGCTCAGTGGTACTGCTACCTTTTGAGGCTGTTGAGGTGAAGCGTTATCTATTCCAAATCAAGGATAAGCAAGGTCGCTTTGTGCAAAACGGTACGTGGGCAACCTCCGCTTCGGGGCTTCCCCTCGGTTTTATTGCTCAAAATGGCGTGTTGTTTGTCAACTCCGTTGTCAGCTTATCTGGTTTGATTTTAGGCGACTGCCAAATATCTGCCTCAAAAATTAAAGAAACCATAGAATTACAAGAGGTGACGTGTGATTAA